CTGGACGCTCTGGCCGATACGGCTGACCGTAGCCAAGCGCAGGAGCAAAAAGCAGACGATGACGATGCTCCTGTCGATCAGGACCAGACACAGACCCGTTCGACTGCGTCTTCGTCGCCATCGGCCAAATCAACCACGTCCACAGCGACATCTGCTACAGCATATCAGGAGCGTTCGGCTCAGGCGGAGCAGTCGCAGCTTGGTAATGTGGCTGATGATGAAGCCACTGGCGCCAGCGATGACGGCAAAGCACCGTCGCAAACCGTCGGCAATGCGCCGATAGCTGCTGGCGACTCCAAGGCGGCTGCTTTGATTGCCAAGGCTTTGGCGAGCCAGACCAAGACACAAGCTCAAACCCAAGCTGAGGGCCAGACACAAGGGCAAACAGACACCGCATCTTCCTCCGGGGAGAAGACGGATGAGAGCCGGATGCTCGCAAAGCTTGTTGCGGCCCTGACCCAGCAGGATGATGCCACGACTGAGGCTGCTACTGCTGGCGCAAATGCAGAAGAAGCGACCGCTGCCGAAACTGACGGCGCTGGAGATGATACCGGCAAGATCGCCATCAAGGGCCGGCAGGAAAACAGTGCGCCTTTGCTCGCAGCCCTGGCAGCCCTCAAGTCGACAGCGACCGATGAGGAAGCCGCTACGGCGGCGGCTCAGTCAGACATGCCGGGGGTTACGAAAACCCAGACCAAGGACAGTTCCAAGACGGCAAAGCCTGCCGCAGAGGATACAAAAGACACTGCTGCAGAGCCAAAGGCAGCGACGGGCGCCCAGGATGCCTTGACATTATTGGGCGATTTGAGCGCCGGACAATTGCAGCACGCTGCCCGTCAAGCAGGCAGCCAGACAGCCGCCGGGTCGGCCACCAGTAACGGCGATACGGCATTGACTGCCGTCGCCGGCCAGGTTGCGTCGCAGGATGACAAGACGGGTAAGATCGGCCAGGGTACCGCAGCGGTTGATTTTGCCAAGCAGGCCAAGTCCGTCCAGTCGGGGCAGCAGGATGCCGTTTCACCGGCGAGCAAGGAAACGGTCAAAGATAGCAGTGTTGCGGATGCCCTGCATATGGTCACCAGCAGCGATGCCTCGGCGGCGTCGCCTGCCGATGATACCGCAAGCCAGCCAGCAACGACAGGTATCGATCCGTTGCAGAATGTCAGCGTGCTCGACAGCCGACGCATTATTGCCCCGGTCAACACCAGCAATGGCGCCAATATTGCCGCATCCATGGCTGGTGACAGTTCCTGGGCGCAGGCGATGCACAGTCATGCTTCCGATAAGCTCAGCGCCAGCGAACAGATCAGCACCGATCGAACGATGAACACGCTCAAACTGAAGATGACGCCGGAAAATCTTGGAGGTGTCACGGCGACATTGAAGCTGACGAATGGCGAATTGACGGTCAGCCTGGTTGTTGAAAACAGCGCGGCTTATCGAAAGCTGAACGAAGACCAGAACGGTCTTGTGGCGGCGCTGAAAAGCCACGGCTTCTCCGTGGACAACGTCCAGATCAGCATAGCCAGCACTGAAAAGCCCAGTAATGACGCCAACCAGACCAATTCCCAGAGCCAGAGCAGCAATCAGCAGAGCATGCAGCAGGGCGGTGGCAGTTCCAGCCAGGGCGGCAACCGCTCACAAGCGCAGCCGATTTTTGATGTTTATGGACAGACATCCGGAGGTCCAGTCGATGATGCGGCACGTTCTGCGACGGTGGGCACCGGCGGCAATGCTTCTGGCGGTAGCGGTCAGCTTTACCTGTAACGAGGGCTACGCTTCGGCTTCAGCGGGATTATGCGAGCGCGAAATTAGCAACGCTGCGGCCAAATACGGGATCCCTGAAGGGATCCTCTATTCGGTCGGCCTGACGGAAACCGGACGCAAAGGGTCACTTCAGCCTTACGCTCTCAATGTGGAGGGCAAGGCGCTGTTCCCCGATTCCATGACAGATGCCATGCAAACCTTCGCGCTCGCCAAGCAACAGGGCGCGAAATTGATCGATATTGGTTGCATGCAGATCAACCACTATTTCCATCACGAGAATTTCCACTCGCTCGAAGAGATGTTCGACCCGAAACGGAACGTCGAATACGCCGCAAAATTCCTGGTCGCGTTGCATGGAAGACACGAAACCTGGACAATGGCAGTGGCGCGCTATCATGCAGGTCCTAACAACGATCCAGCGCAAAAACGCTATGTTTGCAGGGTCATCGCCAATCTCGTTGCAACCGGATACGGCAACTGGACCGCGAATGCGCGGCAATTTTGTCAGCAATAACAACCTGGCACGCCGGAAATGATGGCTTCTCTGTCAGAGATCACAATGCCGTTCTGTCAGCAAAAACAATCTTTGGTTGATTGCCTGCCCCGATCTTGCCCACATTAGTATCGAATAATTTTTTCATGTGCTCACGGCTTTGCAAGCGTTTTGTTAACCTTTTTCACAGAAAAATAGTATGTGGTTAACGGCAGTGACACAAGATGTAGGTCAAATCACCCCTAAAATCTTAATCAACTATTAATAACTATCATTAACTTTCTACAGTTGTCGTTTTAGCCCCCGATTCGTACCCATTGTCGTGTTGAAACACCACACTGATTCGGAGGCGGACGAATGATCGTAGTGGTTGATGAGCGCGAGCTCGTTAAGAATGGATACACGTCTTTATTTGGACGTGAAGGAATACCTTCGACCGGGTTTGACCCGATCGAATTTGGTGAATGGGTTGCCTCGGCAGCCGATAGCGATGTTGCAGCCGTGGAAGCGTTTCTGCTTGGTCAGGGAGATCGCACAGGCGATCTGCCACGGGCCATCAGGGATCGTACGACGGCTCCGGTGATTGCGGTCAGTGACCAGCCATCGTTGGAAGCAACACTTGCCCTGTTTGACAGTGGCGTGGATGACGTGGTGCGCAAGCCGGTCCACCCTCGTGAAATCCTGGCGAGAGCTGCGGCTATTCGGCGGCGCCTGAAGGCTGTGGCCAACTATACCGAAATCGGCGCGATCCGCGTTTATTCGGATGGCCGCGATCCCGAGATCGGTGGAGAGATTTTCCCCTTGCCGCGCCGCGAGCGCCGCATTCTGGAATATCTAGTCGCCAATCGCGGCCGGCGAGTGTCCAAGTCTCAAATCTTCAATGCGATCTACGGCATCTTCGACGAGGAAGTCGAAGAGAACGTGGTCGAAAGCCATATCAGCAAGCTGCGCAAGAAACTGCGCAAGAAGCTTGGTGTCGACCCGGTCGATTCCAAGCGGTTCCTTGGATATTGTATTGATTGGAAATAACAATCTGGCGGCCACGCCGCCAGATTCTCAGGGCCTTGCAGCCAAATGTGCTCTTAAGCGTTTTTTCAAACAGCTTCACGCAAGGCCCACTTCATAATCTTCTCACACGACGATCGAATGGGGACGTGGTATGAGCCTTTCAGGCAGCATGAATACAGCCGTATCCGGTTTGCAGGCCCAGGCCAGCAAACTGAGCACGGTCGGCGACAACGTCGCAAACTCGGATACGACAGGCTACAAGCGGGTATCAACCGCATTTTCCAGCCTGGTTGTCGGTTCCTCGGGCAGTGGAACCTATAATTCCGGCGGCGTGCAAACGACGACGGTCAACAGCATTTCCGAGGAAGGCTCTTATCAGTCGAGCACGTCGGAAACCGATCTGGCGATCAAGGGCGATGGCTATTTCGTCGTTCAGGACGAAGCAGGCAGCGTTTTCCTGACGCGAGCTGGCGATTTCAAGGCCGATGACAATGGGTATATGGTCAATTCGGCTGGCTACACTCTGCTGGGCTACTCCTACGAAAATGGCGAACCGGCCTCGGTTATCAATGGTTTCGAAGGTCTCGAACCCGTCAAGATCCAGGATAACAGCATT
The Allorhizobium ampelinum S4 genome window above contains:
- a CDS encoding flagellar hook-length control protein FliK; the protein is MIDATITAGSAASPAYSSSRSDQGKGAGKGFLDALADTADRSQAQEQKADDDDAPVDQDQTQTRSTASSSPSAKSTTSTATSATAYQERSAQAEQSQLGNVADDEATGASDDGKAPSQTVGNAPIAAGDSKAAALIAKALASQTKTQAQTQAEGQTQGQTDTASSSGEKTDESRMLAKLVAALTQQDDATTEAATAGANAEEATAAETDGAGDDTGKIAIKGRQENSAPLLAALAALKSTATDEEAATAAAQSDMPGVTKTQTKDSSKTAKPAAEDTKDTAAEPKAATGAQDALTLLGDLSAGQLQHAARQAGSQTAAGSATSNGDTALTAVAGQVASQDDKTGKIGQGTAAVDFAKQAKSVQSGQQDAVSPASKETVKDSSVADALHMVTSSDASAASPADDTASQPATTGIDPLQNVSVLDSRRIIAPVNTSNGANIAASMAGDSSWAQAMHSHASDKLSASEQISTDRTMNTLKLKMTPENLGGVTATLKLTNGELTVSLVVENSAAYRKLNEDQNGLVAALKSHGFSVDNVQISIASTEKPSNDANQTNSQSQSSNQQSMQQGGGSSSQGGNRSQAQPIFDVYGQTSGGPVDDAARSATVGTGGNASGGSGQLYL
- a CDS encoding transglycosylase SLT domain-containing protein — encoded protein: MLLAVAVSFTCNEGYASASAGLCEREISNAAAKYGIPEGILYSVGLTETGRKGSLQPYALNVEGKALFPDSMTDAMQTFALAKQQGAKLIDIGCMQINHYFHHENFHSLEEMFDPKRNVEYAAKFLVALHGRHETWTMAVARYHAGPNNDPAQKRYVCRVIANLVATGYGNWTANARQFCQQ
- the rem gene encoding transcriptional activator Rem, encoding MIVVVDERELVKNGYTSLFGREGIPSTGFDPIEFGEWVASAADSDVAAVEAFLLGQGDRTGDLPRAIRDRTTAPVIAVSDQPSLEATLALFDSGVDDVVRKPVHPREILARAAAIRRRLKAVANYTEIGAIRVYSDGRDPEIGGEIFPLPRRERRILEYLVANRGRRVSKSQIFNAIYGIFDEEVEENVVESHISKLRKKLRKKLGVDPVDSKRFLGYCIDWK